A genomic window from Pyxicephalus adspersus chromosome 2, UCB_Pads_2.0, whole genome shotgun sequence includes:
- the LOC140322296 gene encoding extracellular calcium-sensing receptor-like: MWKYRVVEGILLDKYLQLQILIHTVREINADPRILPNITLGFRFYDSCRALQKELEGTLWMLSGHTKAIPNFQCQQKERLAAIFGHSSSTYSILLAHILGLSRYPQISHASTSYLLSDRTRFPSFFRTVPSDVFQSQGLAQLVLHFGWTWVGIIADDNDYGFYGAKVLQQNILKSGVCVEFTVYFQNSRTDYNIPQIIQTVKKSTSKVVIIFATEASLIFLFNELNMQNIPGKTWVASEAWSTSSFLLNERYWNHLVGTVGFAFHSDYVPGFQEFVDGIRFSKEPVYPWDIMYLEENIGCAFQEFQNLTIQSERPAKACTVEYKMEDFRVGLKNVTSLRHVYSLYIALKVIAQALHDLSTCRRGNGPFVNQSCTETWNFKPWQMLYYTKNVRVNLSSNIELFFDENGNPPPVYDIVNWQKDKDGAMKQIKVGSYRRISVDKHTLVINTSVLQWSSGSPVVPDSVCTERCPFGFRTTSIKGRPSCCYHCTPCSEGEFSNKTNSAECFKCPWNEKPSPKKEKCLPKPVEYLKFEEPLGVTLTCTSVTSSFVPLAILCLFIHYKATPVVRANNYNISCLLLICLSLCFLCTLAFLGDPQRQKCLLRQVAFGMAFALCISCILAKTMMVTIAFRATKPNSSFRKWSSPRVAYKVISLGTFLQSVICNFWLLIFPPYPQYNNNINPEILILECSRGSSVAFWCTLGYLTILAIISFLFAFLARQLPDSFNEAKYITFSMLAFLSVWMTFIPAHLSNSTKYTVATEVFAILSSTWAMLGCMFVPKCYIILLRPNINSKKHLIKRSRNSK; encoded by the exons ATGTGGAAATACCGGGTAGTGGAAGG TATTCTCCTGGATAAATATTTACAACTTCAGATCTTAATACACACAGTACGAGAGATAAACGCTGATCCCAGAATCCTTCCAAACATCACGTTGGGTTTCCGTTTTTACGATTCCTGCCGGGCCCTTCAGAAGGAGTTGGAGGGTACATTGTGGATGTTGTCTGGGCACACCAAAGCCATACCCAACTTCCAGTGTCAGCAGAAGGAACGTCTGGCTGCCATATTTGGACACTCATCCTCTACCTACTCCATCCTCTTGGCTCACATACTAGGCCTGAGCAGGTATCCGCAA ATCAGCCATGCTTCCACCAGTTACCTTCTGAGCGACAGAACACGATTTCCATCTTTTTTTCGGACAGTGCCTAGCGATGTATTTCAGTCACAAGGACTGGCCCAGCTGGTGTTGCATTTTGGGTGGACGTGGGTGGGTATCATTGCTGATGACAATGACTATGGATTTTATGGTGCCAAAGTCCTTCAACAAAATATCCTTAAATCTGGAGTATGTGTGGAGTTCACTGTTTATTTTCAGAACAGCCGTACAGATTATAACATCCCTCAAATAATTCAGACTGTCAAGAAATCCACATCCAAAGTTGTAATAATATTCGCAACTGAGGcatcactgatttttttattcaatgaactaaatatgcaaaatataccAGGGAAGACTTGGGTGGCTAGCGAAGCATGGTCTACATCTTCCTTCTTACTGAATGAAAGATACTGGAATCATCTCGTAGGTACCGTAGGCTTTGCCTTTCATAGTGACTATGTCCCAGGGTTTCAAGAATTTGTTGACGGAATCAGGTTCTCCAAAGAACCAGTATACCCATGGGACATTATGTACTTAGAGGAAAATATTGGATGTgcatttcaagaatttcaaaactTGACAATTCAGAGTGAAAGGCCAGCAAAGGCCTGTACAGTAGAATATAAAATGGAAGATTTCAGAgttggtttaaaaaatgtaacaagccTAAGACACGTGTACTCCCTCTATATTGCCCTGAAGGTTATAGCCCAGGCTTTACATGATCTTTCCACATGCAGAAGAGGAAATGGACCATTTGTCAATCAAAGCTGTACAGAAACTTGGAACTTCAAACCATGGCAG atgcTATACTACACAAAGAATGTCCGGGTCAACCTGAGCAGCAACATTGAACTGTTCTTTGATGAAAATGGAAATCCTCCTCCCGTGTATGATATTGTTAACTGGCAAAAAGACAAGGATGGAGCTATGAAACAGATCAAAGTAGGAAGTTATCGAAGAATATCTGTTGACAAGCACACACTGGTAATCAATACTAGTGTTTTGCAATGGTCTTCAGGCAGTCCAGTG gTTCCGGATTCAGTCTGCACTGAAAGGTGTCCATTTGGCTTCAGAACAACTTCAATAAAAGGGAGACCAAGCTGTTGCTACCATTGTACCCCATGTTCAGAAGGAGAATTTTCCAATAAAACCA attccgCAGAATGCTTCAAATGCCCATGGAATGAAAAGCCAAGTccgaaaaaagaaaaatgcctgCCAAAACCAGTTGAATATCTCAAGTTTGAAGAGCCTTTGGGTGTCACATTAACATGTACCAGTGTCACATCATCTTTTGTCCCCTTAGCcattttatgcctttttattCATTATAAAGCCACTCCCGTAGTCCGTGCCAACAATTATAACATCAGTTGTCTGCTTCTGATCTGCCTTTCCCTTTGCTTCTTATGCACCTTGGCCTTCCTTGGTGATCCTCAACGTCAGAAGTGTCTTCTACGTCAAGTAGCCTTTGGGATGGCTTTTGCCCTTTGTATTTCCTGTATACTGGCCAAAACCATGATGGTTACGATTGCATTTCGAGCCACCAAACCAAACAGCAGCTTTAGAAAATGGTCAAGTCCACGCGTTGCCTATAAAGTAATCAGTTTGGGAACTTTTTTACAGTCTGTTATTTGTAACTTTTGGCTTTTAATCTTTCCACCATACCCCCAATACAACAATAACATCAACCCCGAAATTCTTATCCTTGAATGCAGTAGGGGATCATCAGTTGCATTTTGGTGTACTTTGGGTTATCTTACTATTTTGGCTATAATCAGTTTCCTATTTGCTTTTTTGGCTAGACAGCTTCCGGATAGCTTTAATGAAGCAAAATatatcaccttcagcatgctggctTTCCTCAGTGTTTGGATGACCTTCATACCGGCCCACCTTTCCAATAGCACCAAGTACACAGTGGCCACAGAAGTTTTTGCAATTCTATCTTCTACCTGGGCTATGCTGGGTTGCATGTTTGTTCCAAAATGCTATATTATTTTACTCCGTCCTAATATAAACTCCAAAAAACACCTCATTAAGAGATCCCGcaacagcaaataa
- the LOC140322294 gene encoding extracellular calcium-sensing receptor-like, giving the protein MEEINKNPNLLPNVSLGFQIFDSCRVLQKELEGTLWMTTGLTKPIPNFQCQKRKEPVAIIGYSTSTFSILMAHILRVMKIPQISHISTSFLLSDRTQFPFFLRTAPSDAFQSKGLAHLMLHFGWTYVGMIADSNDYGFQGIQGVRQEIIKFGACVAFLEYIQYSRPDKNIPRIIQTIKNSKANAIVMFASDVDLVTLLEELKYQNVTKKTWVASEGWATSTLLSSEEYSTQLAGTMGFAYYSEHIEGFNEFIENIRFSKQSQEFWDLMFFEENAGCNVLDYRNITFIRERPTKNCTDNGIIEKFRISLGDLTSIRILYNLYSAVYVIAKALHDLSVCKNGNGPFPNGSCSDIWNSKPWQVFQYMKNVRVKLSSGRDLFFDEHGDPPPVYDIVNWQKDQNGKIRQVKVGTYNSTASYSEVLMINMSSIQWASGNQQVPISNCSVSCLLGHRKAPIQGEPNCCFECVPCSQGEISNETDSSLCFSCAWNNWPSERKDRCLPKPIEYLSYEEVLGVTLASSSISSSFIPIIILGLLIHYKFTPIVRANNYPISCLLLACLSLCFLCSLAFIGYPQREKCLLRQVIFGMVFTLCVSCVLAKTIMVMIAFRATKPNSDLRRWASPQVSYLIIGLSTSVQFVICFIWLHFSPPFPEYNSKVKIGVLVLECNEGLPAAFWLTLGYLSLLALISCFVAFMARQLPDSFNEAKFITFSMLAFLSVWMSFIPAHLSTRGKYTVAMEIFAILCSTWAMLGCMFIPKCYIILFRPSVNSRKHLLGKK; this is encoded by the exons ATGGAGGAGATAAACAAGAACCCGAACCTTCTCCCCAATGTAAGCCTGGGCTTCCAGATCTTTGATTCCTGCCGTGTGCTGCAGAAGGAGCTAGAAGGTACCCTATGGATGACAACCGGGCTTACAAAACCAATACCCAACTTCCAGTGCCAAAAGAGAAAGGAACCGGTGGCCATCATTGGCTACTCTACTTCCACGTTCTCTATACTGATGGCTCATATATTAAGGGTGATGAAGATTCCACaa aTCAGCCATATATCCACCAGTTTTCTTCTTAGTGATCGGACTCAGTTTCCATTCTTTCTTCGCACTGCTCCCAGTGATGCATTTCAGTCTAAAGGACTAGCACATTTGATGCTGCATTTTGGATGGACCTATGTGGGAATGATTGCTGATTCTAATGACTATGGCTTCCAAGGAATTCAGGGGGTAAGGCAGGAAATAATCAAATTTGGAGCCTGCGTGGCATTTTTAGAGTATATCCAATACAGTCGCCCAGACAAAAACATTCCACGCATTATACAGACTATTAAAAATTCCAAAGCTAATGCAATAGTTATGTTTGCATCAGATGTTGATCTCGTTACTCTACTTGAGGAActcaaatatcaaaatgttacCAAGAAGACTTGGGTGGCCAGTGAAGGCTGGGCAACGTCAACCTTGTTGTCCTCTGAAGAATACTCAACACAGCTCGCTGGAACAATGGGGTTCGCTTATTACAGTGAACATATAGAAGGATTTAATGAATTCATTGAAAACATCAGGTTCTCAAAGCAATCACAGGAATTTTGGGACTTGATGTTCTTTGAGGAAAATGCTGGCTGTAATGTTCTAGATTATAGAAATATAACCTTCATCCGTGAAAGACCTACAAAAAATTGCACTGATAATGGTATCATCGAAAAATTTCGGATAAGTTTGGGTGATCTTACCAGCATAAGGATTCTTTATAACCTCTACAGTGCAGTATATGTAATTGCCAAGGCCTTGCATGACTTAAGTGTTTGCAAAAATGGCAACGGCCCTTTTCCGAACGGGAGCTGCTCAGACATTTGGAATTCAAAGCCATGGCAA GTGTTCCAATACATGAAGAATGTCCGAGTGAAGCTGAGCAGTGGAAGGGATTTGTTTTTTGATGAACATGGAGATCCACCTCCTGTCTACGATATTGTAAATTGGCAAAAAGatcaaaatggtaaaataagaCAGGTCAAGGTGGGAACATACAATAGTACAGCCTCATACTCAGAAGTTCTCATGATTAACATGAGTTCCATACAATGGGCTTCTGGTAATCAGCAG GTTCCTATCTCCAATTGCAGTGTAAGTTGCTTACTTGGCCACAGAAAAGCACCTATCCAAGGTGAACCAAACTGCTGCTTTGAGTGTGTGCCTTGTTCTCAAGGGGAGATTTCAAATGAAACTG acTCTTCACTTTGCTTTAGCTGCGCATGGAATAATTGGCCAAGTGAAAGAAAAGACAGATGCCTACCAAAACCCATTGAATATCTTTCATATGAAGAGGTTTTAGGTGTCACCTTGGCATCATCGAGCATTTCTTCTTCCTTTATTCCAATCATCATTTTAGGTCTTCTGATTCATTATAAATTTACTCCAATTGTCCGTGCCAACAATTACCCAATAAGCTGCCTTCTTCTGGCCTGCCTTTCCCTATGCTTTTTGTGTTCGTTGGCATTTATAGGTTATCCTCAACGTGAAAAATGCCTTTTACGTCAGGTGATTTTTGGGATGGTGTTCACTTTATGTGTCTCGTGCGTATTGGCTAAGACGATCATGGTGATGATTGCTTTTAGAGCTACTAAGCCAAACAGTGATTTGAGAAGATGGGCCAGTCCCCAGGTTTCATACCTGATCATCGGCCTGAGCACAAGTGTTCAATTTGTTATCTGCTTTATATGGCTACATTTCTCCCCTCCTTTTCCGGAATACAACTCTAAAGTCAAAATCGGGGTTCTGGTTCTTGAATGTAATGAAGGTTTGCCGGCAGCCTTTTGGCTTACTTTGGGTTATCTCAGTCTCTTGGCTCTGATCAGTTGTTTTGTAGCATTTATGGCCAGACAACTTCCCGACAGCTTTAACGAGGCCAAATTCATCACCTTCAGCATGTTGGCTTTCCTCAGTGTCTGGATGTCTTTTATCCCAGCTCACCTCTCTACCAGGGGAAAATATACAGTGGCCATGGAGATCTTTGCTATTCTTTGTTCTACATGGGCCATGCTTGGCTGTATGTTTATTCctaaatgttacattattttgttcCGTCCTAGTGTGAACTCAAGGAAGCATCtcctaggaaaaaaataa